The DNA segment AAGGATAAAGTAGtactaatagaaaatttaaaagaatggcTTAAAAGGTTGAAATTTGGTTCATTGGAATAACGTAATGATACATCCATTGCATCTGAAGAAACCGAAAAACGTGAAAACATTTTCATGTATGAGTTTCAGATTCTTTTGTGCAAAAGAAAATCTAACTTAAGATCAAATCTATGAATTTGGACTCAATCAGCCGGTTTAAGAAATACATATTTAAGCAGCAATACAGAATCAATAAGTTAAAACTACAAATCTTATGAATTATaagcaaaatttttcaaaagaagaaacaaataaaTACCTATACCCAACCGAACAGAATcctattcttttaattactagcAACCATATCCATGCTTCTACTTCTTAGCAGCAGTTCATAATTCCCACTCGAGGAGTACTTTAACCAAAAGATTTGATGAGGAAATGATAATAACTTCCCCCGGCCCTGCTAAAAGAGGTGAACCCCTTCCACACTTCACAGTTATGTTCCTGTCAGCGGTCTGGCCTGATTGTTTTCGATAAGATGATATCTCCAGCCAATTTCCCTAGATTGGCGAAACTCTCTCACTTCGATTCTTTCACGATACACAACGAATCCGAATATTTTCTTCTCTTTGGTTCAGGCTCACCTAACTGAAGTGAAACATAAATATCATTTTCTGACCCCTTTCTTAATGCCGAAAGACTTTTAGACTCCGGGTTCTCCCCTTGGTAATTATCATGAACTGAAGACTTCCCATTGAAACTTGGAATAAATTGGTGTTCCACATTAACTGCTGCTTCATCCCTACACTTGGTACCCATGATTGGTAGTACGAGTCCTTGCTGAGGCTCACCTTCAACTTGCTGGATATTTAAATTAATCGGCTCAAAGTTCTCACCAAGTTTATCTCCGGATGGAACTCGGACCAGGGGAGAAGACTCCCCAACTGTAGAATCAATCCCTGCTGCAGAAGCACTTCTTTGATCTTGTACAGCAGCTATGTCAATAAGGAAATAATAAAGTCAAAGCCAATGTAAAGAGACCTGatgcaaaaaaaattaaccataaaGGTGACATTGGCCTTTATTCACTTTCTTCCTTTCTCTACAGAACTTAGTTTAGCTATGATACTTTGCCTAAAATACTGCATTTTGTGTGACTTTCAAGTCTAAATAAATAATCAATGATtgaaaaattagaagaaataagcCACATCAATACTAAAAACTGGAATCTAACCTTTTGCAATAAATTACCACTTGACCAGTGTCATCTATTAATGCATCATGATTCAGTCTATttataatttcatcttttttggTCCAAATTATAGTTTGCATATCTAATGCCATTTAGCCAAATAAATCCTTCATACGCACCAAGAAGAAAGAATCAACCTAAGCTAAAAATTGGATAAAGAATGACTGGTAGTCTTGGGAATACATACCTTGAAGCCCTTCATTGTTTGTGATGAGATCAAGTTCGAGGAGGTCTAGAAGACGCCCAAGATCAACCCCACTAGTCCAATTTTCAGGGGGTCGACCAACTTTGAGTTTCAACCGACCCCTATTAGCAGTCCCACCCCAAATAATCCCAACAGGCTGTGGCTTTTCCTCATTCTGCCCCATTAGAAGTACGAGGCTTCCACTGTCACCTTCAAGGTCAAAAGTCTGCTCATTCTCACCGACAACAAGAAAATCAGTAAAGAAACAGATCCCTTTGTCATCATTGTACTCTAAAGCATATGCCATTATTGTCCCATTGGTCAAGCCAGAGCTTCTTCCCACTTTGACAACTTGCCTTCCAATGAGACTGCTAATCGGAGACTGCAAGTCTATGATGTGAACATTACCAATCTGACCTATTCCTTTTACAGTTGTAGTTACATTGTTCATATTGAGATCATCAGCAAAAGGAATAAAAGCCCCATCTGCTCGAACAAACGTTTCTGCAAGAGGACCAAACCGTCATAGACATGcaaggaagtcaagaagcaacaAGAATTACATTAGCACATATGTAAAGTTAAACATTGTATGTATCAGGACTTTGAAGCCTTCTAAATCTTCATTCAAATTCAAACAGTAGACCATAGCATTTGTTAGGTTTTGATTACGATTCTGATTTGATTCTGATTGCTGAGATTTGATTCTGATTTTTATTTCTTAGAATTTCCTTATTAGTCTAAATAAAACTTTGCTAACAAATTAAGATATTTCGCAGATTTTTGACAGCACAAAGTATTT comes from the Gossypium hirsutum isolate 1008001.06 chromosome A06, Gossypium_hirsutum_v2.1, whole genome shotgun sequence genome and includes:
- the LOC107963066 gene encoding protein NARROW LEAF 1, translated to MTIRAFHSKKLRRFSLGTAIGFHIRRGVLTDIPAILVFVARKVHRQWLSQFQCLPTALEGPGGVWCDVDVVEFSYFGAPAATPKEQLYTELADGMRGSDPIIGSGSQVASQETYGTLGAIVKSRTGNRQVGFLTNRHVAVDLDYPSQKMFHPLPPSLGPGEYLGAVERATSFITDDLWYGIFAGINPETFVRADGAFIPFADDLNMNNVTTTVKGIGQIGNVHIIDLQSPISSLIGRQVVKVGRSSGLTNGTIMAYALEYNDDKGICFFTDFLVVGENEQTFDLEGDSGSLVLLMGQNEEKPQPVGIIWGGTANRGRLKLKVGRPPENWTSGVDLGRLLDLLELDLITNNEGLQAAVQDQRSASAAGIDSTVGESSPLVRVPSGDKLGENFEPINLNIQQVEGEPQQGLVLPIMGTKCRDEAAVNVEHQFIPSFNGKSSVHDNYQGENPESKSLSALRKGSENDIYVSLQLGEPEPKRRKYSDSLCIVKESK